The following DNA comes from Acidobacteriota bacterium.
TAATAAGGAGGTAAGGGCTCTTCTTGGCGAGTTAGCCGAGCTTATTGAGGAAAAGTGATGGGTATTAAAGTAGCCCAGCAAAGAATAATTATAAAAACACGGGAGGAGGATTTCGATGAAGGCGATAAGTTTATTTTTCTCGGTTGCGTTTTTTATCCTTCTTCTTTTTTCCCCGGCAGGAAGGGGTGAGGAGCTTACCCTTGAGAGGGTGAGTGCTAATCTTTATCTGATCTATGGTGGTGGAGGGAATGTAGCCTTTTTGGTGACCGAAGAAGGCGTGTTAGTGGTCGATTCCAAAACCTTTCCCTATCAAGGGGAGGAGGTAGTAGCCAAGATACGCCAGGTTACCAAGAAGCCGATAAGGTATCTCATCTTCACCCATTATCACGGTGATCACATCCAGGGTGCCCAGAGTTTCCCCGAATCTGCAGTGGTCATCTCCCACATAAACACCTTGAGGAATATAGAGCGGTTTAGTCTTCCCGGGCTGGAGAGAGCGAAGAAGAGATACGGCGAGGAGCTTAAAAAGGTGGAACAGAAGGTGAAGGAACTAAGGGAGGAAAAAAGCCCCAAGCTGAAGGAGGCAGAAAAGGAGCTCGAGCTGATCCAAAGGCGACTTAAGGAATACCAACGGCTTAGATTGGTTTCCCCCGAGGTTGTCTTTGAGAGGAAGATGATCATCCGTTTTGGCGGGGAGGATGTCGAGCTTTTGTATTCAGGATGTGGTCATACCGACGGGGATATCCTGGTTTATTTCCCAAAGGAAAAGGCGATCCATATGGGTGATCTCTTATTCAACAACATAATCCCCTACATCGATCGGAGGGCAAGCTCCGATACCGAGAATTGGATAAAGATCCTTGAAAAGGTGATGACAATGGACGGGGTAGAGAAGGTGATACCGGGGCATGGAAAGCTCACCGATAAGAAGGGGCTTATCGCCCAGGCGGATTACTTGAAGGATTTACGAGCGGAGGTGAAGAAGTACATTGAGCGTGGCGCTTCTCTCGAGGAGACGAAGGAGAAGCTTAAGCTCCCCAAGTACGAGAAGATGGAGGGATATACCCGCCGCCTCTCCGCCAATGTAGAAGCAGTCTATAAGGAGATGACAAAGAAAGAGTAAATAAAATTATTAATTTTTTAAAATATAAGAAAAAAATTTTTAAGAAAAGCTTTAAACCCATCCATTCC
Coding sequences within:
- a CDS encoding MBL fold metallo-hydrolase, producing MKAISLFFSVAFFILLLFSPAGRGEELTLERVSANLYLIYGGGGNVAFLVTEEGVLVVDSKTFPYQGEEVVAKIRQVTKKPIRYLIFTHYHGDHIQGAQSFPESAVVISHINTLRNIERFSLPGLERAKKRYGEELKKVEQKVKELREEKSPKLKEAEKELELIQRRLKEYQRLRLVSPEVVFERKMIIRFGGEDVELLYSGCGHTDGDILVYFPKEKAIHMGDLLFNNIIPYIDRRASSDTENWIKILEKVMTMDGVEKVIPGHGKLTDKKGLIAQADYLKDLRAEVKKYIERGASLEETKEKLKLPKYEKMEGYTRRLSANVEAVYKEMTKKE